Genomic window (Polaromonas sp. JS666):
GCAAGGGCTTCACTGAACCGTATTGGGCCTAGCCCCTGCCCCCCTCGATGCCGAACACCGACTCCCTGTCTGCCCCACTGGAAATCGTCCACACCGACGATCTTTTTCTGGTGCTCCGCAAACCCAGCGGCCTGCTCGCGGTACCGGGGCGCGGCGAGGACAAGCAGGACTGCCTGAGCACGCGCGTGCAACAGCAGCATCCCGAGGCTTTGGTGGTGCACCGGCTGGACATGGGAACCTCTGGCCTGGTGGTCATGGCGCGCAGCCGCGAAGCCCAGCGCGCCCTCAGCAAGGCCTTTGCAGAACGCGCCGTGCACAAGCGCTATGTAGCGGTGGTCGACGGCCTGATGGCAGCGCCTGCGGATTCGCCCGACGGCTGGGGCCGGATCGATTTACCCATCATCGTGGACTGGGCCCGGCGGCCCTTGCGGGTGATAGACGCCGAACGCGGAAAACCCAGTGTGACGCGCTGGCAGATCCAGCATCATGACCGGCAGCGCAATACCACCCGCCTGCTTCTTGAGCCTGTGACGGGCCGCTCGCATCAGCTGCGCGTCCATCTGCAGGCGATCGGGCACCCGATCGTAGGCGACGCGCTGTATGCGACGCCCGCCGTGGCGGCCGGTGCCGGCCGGCTTTTACTGCACGCCTGCCGGCTTGCTTTTGCCCATCCGCTGGGTGGACAATGGATGCAATTTGAAAGCCCGCCGCCCTTCTGAGCCTTTTTGTGAATCGCCTGCTCAGACGGGGTTCGCGATCTCCGGAAAAAATGGAGCATCGTCATGCGTCCAAAGCCTCCTGACCGGCCAGCTCCATCGGGCTGGAACCGCCGTGCCGTTGCGCTGGCGCTGGTTGCCTCGCCTGTTGTGTGGACAGGCGCCCGCGCCCAGCCGGCTCGTCCGCGGCGCGCAACACCCAGCCAGACCGAAGGCCCGTTCTACCCGCTCACCCTGCCGCAGGACGCAGACTTTGACCTGCTGCGCAACGGCGCGCTGAATTACACCCAGGGGCAGCCAAGCTGGCTCGAAGGCTCGGTTACCGACCTGAACGGCAAGCCCTTGCGGGGCGCCCAGGTTGAAATCTGGCAATGCGACCACGCCGGCCACTACGATCACCCCGGCGACGGCGGCCGTATCGACAGGGCGTTTCAGGGTTTCGGCCGCGTGACGGTGAATGCACAGGGCGAGTACCGCTTTCGCACCATTCGTCCGGTGGCTTACGGGAGCCGCACGCCGCACATCCATGTGAAGGTCAAGCTCGGTGGCCGCGAGTTGCTGACGACGCAACTCTATGTGGCCGGTGAGCCGCTGAACCAGCGTGATTTTTTATGGCGCAACCTGCGGGACGATGACGCCCGCGCAGCACTCACCGTGCCGTTCACCCCTGTGCCGGACGGGCTGCGGGCGCAGTTCCCGCTGGTGGTGGAGGTCTGAAGCTGGCGGTGGAAGCTGGCCACCCGGAACCCGGGCACCCTAATCTCGGCGTGCTAATCGCGCACAACCAGCACCGGCAAATGGGCATGTGACAGCACCTGGGCCGTAACACTGCCCAGCACCAATTTTTCCAGTCCACGGCGGCCGTGGGAACTCATGACGATGAGATCGGCACCCACTGATTTCGCTGCTTCAAGGATGCCGCGGTAAATCGCATGGCCCTCAACAATAGAAGCCGTCACGGTGATGCCGTGCTCCAGGAAGGCCTGCTTTGCGACCTTGATCGCTTCATTGGCCTCGGAGGTGGCAGCACCGAGATATTCGGCCTGCCCATAGGAGAAATCTGTTCCCACTCCGGTGAAAGCATACGGGTCTATGACGTAAATGACCGTCACCGCGCTCTTGAACGCCTCGGCAATGGCAATCGCCGTCCCGGTCGCCTGACTAGCGGTAGACGAACCGTCTACGGGCACCAAGATGTGTTTGAACATGACGCAATCTCCTTGAGAGTCATGAGAAGATTCTGAGGCACGAACCATTGTTCGGTCAATGGCTGTAGTTGGCCTGCCTGCGTGTAACTTCGCCCTTTCTTATTTTCCGATCTTGACTAAAGCGGAGGGTAAACCCACCCCTGCGCTACTGAAGTCTGGGAGCCAGCGCGAACGCTGACCGTTCAGGGCTCGATTTTCACGCCCTTCCAGAACGCCACGCGGCCCTTGATCTCCTCCGCCTCGGGCTTGGGGTCGGGGTAATACCAGGCTGCGTCGGTATTCATTTCGCCATTGACCAGCAGCGAGTAGTAGCTGGCCTGGCCTTTCAAGGCGGACATGGTGTGGTGGTTGCTGAACGTCACGTAGTCGCGGTTGAGCGAGCTCTCGGGGAAATAGTGGTTGCCCTCGACCACCACGATGTCATCGCTCTGCGCTATCACTACGCCGTTCCAGATTGCTTTCATTGATTTTTTC
Coding sequences:
- a CDS encoding RluA family pseudouridine synthase, which codes for MPNTDSLSAPLEIVHTDDLFLVLRKPSGLLAVPGRGEDKQDCLSTRVQQQHPEALVVHRLDMGTSGLVVMARSREAQRALSKAFAERAVHKRYVAVVDGLMAAPADSPDGWGRIDLPIIVDWARRPLRVIDAERGKPSVTRWQIQHHDRQRNTTRLLLEPVTGRSHQLRVHLQAIGHPIVGDALYATPAVAAGAGRLLLHACRLAFAHPLGGQWMQFESPPPF
- a CDS encoding universal stress protein, which produces MFKHILVPVDGSSTASQATGTAIAIAEAFKSAVTVIYVIDPYAFTGVGTDFSYGQAEYLGAATSEANEAIKVAKQAFLEHGITVTASIVEGHAIYRGILEAAKSVGADLIVMSSHGRRGLEKLVLGSVTAQVLSHAHLPVLVVRD
- a CDS encoding DUF427 domain-containing protein — translated: MKAIWNGVVIAQSDDIVVVEGNHYFPESSLNRDYVTFSNHHTMSALKGQASYYSLLVNGEMNTDAAWYYPDPKPEAEEIKGRVAFWKGVKIEP
- a CDS encoding protocatechuate 3,4-dioxygenase, with product MRPKPPDRPAPSGWNRRAVALALVASPVVWTGARAQPARPRRATPSQTEGPFYPLTLPQDADFDLLRNGALNYTQGQPSWLEGSVTDLNGKPLRGAQVEIWQCDHAGHYDHPGDGGRIDRAFQGFGRVTVNAQGEYRFRTIRPVAYGSRTPHIHVKVKLGGRELLTTQLYVAGEPLNQRDFLWRNLRDDDARAALTVPFTPVPDGLRAQFPLVVEV